A genomic stretch from Candidatus Schekmanbacteria bacterium includes:
- a CDS encoding 5-formyltetrahydrofolate cyclo-ligase: protein MKQLRLDLDYGERVKLSDEICNKVLKLSILKKADIIACYIAKPEEVQTEKLILKLLDMGKKVVIPKVNPGNKGIEFYYLKSFHSELEKGYHGIMEPKTLLKKLGVKSHIDFAIVPSLALDITGTRIGFGGGYFDRFFSPAPERTTICGIAFDFQILDTLPSDPHDINVDLIVTEKRTINCSLKHKSIN from the coding sequence ATGAAGCAGCTGAGATTAGACTTAGACTATGGGGAACGAGTAAAGCTTTCAGATGAAATATGTAATAAAGTCCTCAAACTCAGCATACTGAAGAAAGCTGATATTATAGCTTGTTACATTGCAAAACCGGAAGAAGTTCAAACTGAAAAACTTATATTAAAGCTTTTGGATATGGGGAAAAAAGTGGTAATTCCTAAAGTCAATCCGGGAAACAAAGGGATTGAGTTCTATTATTTAAAATCCTTTCATAGCGAATTGGAGAAGGGATATCATGGAATAATGGAACCAAAAACTTTGCTGAAAAAACTCGGGGTAAAGAGTCATATAGATTTTGCCATAGTACCATCCCTGGCCCTTGATATAACAGGAACAAGGATAGGGTTCGGTGGCGGGTATTTTGATCGTTTTTTTTCTCCCGCCCCGGAGAGAACTACAATATGCGGCATAGCCTTCGATTTTCAGATATTGGACACACTCCCGTCAGATCCTCACGACATCAATGTGGATCTGATAGTAACTGAAAAAAGGACTATTAATTGCAGTCTCAAACACAAATCAATCAATTAA
- a CDS encoding cell division protein ZapA, with amino-acid sequence MENSILNKKEIQVDIFGKTYTLMYEGDHKYLMDVASYVDEKMKGISSGANIIDSFKVAVLASLQIAEELFNARKELNQKAQAGDERTAALLDLINKNIKEFE; translated from the coding sequence ATGGAAAACAGTATTTTAAACAAAAAAGAAATACAGGTAGATATTTTTGGCAAAACATACACATTGATGTATGAAGGAGACCATAAATATCTTATGGATGTTGCATCCTATGTTGATGAAAAAATGAAGGGTATTTCAAGCGGAGCAAATATAATAGACTCTTTCAAGGTTGCTGTACTTGCATCGCTTCAAATTGCCGAAGAACTTTTCAATGCAAGAAAAGAACTTAACCAGAAAGCACAAGCAGGTGATGAAAGGACTGCCGCTCTTCTGGACTTGATTAACAAGAATATTAAGGAATTTGAATGA
- a CDS encoding phenylalanine--tRNA ligase subunit beta, whose product MKVSCKWLREFVDIPFDNNELAKRITMAGLEVEEIAWQAQNISRNILVAEIVSIEPHPSSEKLKICKINTGNETVTVVSGAPNISMHAKVAFVSPGTQLGSKKKVEKITILGVDSCGMFCSEEDLGLVDESSGIIILSDSIKPGEKASEHIETEDAIMEVAVTPNRPDCLSIIGIAREVAALTGNSLKLNKIKLPEIGLRSSEFISITIEAPDLCTSYTGRVIKNIKVEKSPSWMQRRLKASGIRSINNIVDTTNYVLIETGHPLHAFDCNTIKGKKIIVRRSREGETIVTLDGTERKLSEGMLLIADEKGGIAIAGVMGGKDTEVTDRTSDILIESAYFIPSSIRRTSKALSLSTEASYRFERGADPEILEFASDRVSQMAAMLAGGKICSGIVGETIKKHQSKFIHLRDERLSSILGIKIQREKIMSILQNLGMQVKTQNEGGLSVSPSSYRHDIENETDIIEEVARINGYEKIPSLSPVITSELIGKEDNRRTAARKLKSELVRMGFNEVINFSFINPSDAAKLGIDSEKAVSIKNPLSEEQSIMRTSLLAGLILTASLNTKRYNPDLRIFETGKVYLPDSAADLPNERLYLSALISGKASSASWLEKPRDADFFDLKGAIETLADARGIHIKFEPFTHNIQFLSIAESADIIVNGTKCGFAGKISKDLIELFELKAPAYIFEIDLDSIEFPDRSLIKFSPLSKIPPSYRDIAVVVPDNISSKKIMQCIADAGGKILEAVTLFDLYKGKPVADGKKSLAFSLTFRGKENTLTDQEISETMKSILNSLEKDLKAEIRS is encoded by the coding sequence ATGAAAGTATCATGCAAGTGGTTAAGAGAGTTTGTTGATATTCCTTTTGACAATAATGAACTGGCAAAGCGGATAACCATGGCCGGCCTTGAAGTGGAAGAGATTGCATGGCAGGCGCAGAATATCAGCAGGAATATTCTCGTAGCAGAGATAGTTTCAATAGAACCGCATCCATCATCAGAAAAACTTAAAATATGCAAAATAAACACAGGGAACGAAACCGTTACAGTTGTATCTGGGGCACCTAACATATCAATGCATGCAAAAGTTGCCTTTGTATCTCCGGGAACGCAATTAGGCAGCAAGAAAAAAGTCGAAAAGATAACCATATTGGGAGTAGATTCCTGCGGCATGTTCTGCTCTGAGGAAGACCTTGGGCTAGTAGATGAATCATCGGGGATAATTATTCTTTCTGACTCCATTAAACCAGGAGAAAAAGCATCGGAACATATTGAGACTGAAGATGCCATAATGGAAGTCGCAGTTACTCCAAACAGGCCTGACTGCCTCAGCATAATCGGTATAGCAAGGGAAGTAGCTGCCCTGACAGGAAACAGTCTGAAACTCAACAAAATCAAGCTTCCCGAAATCGGGTTAAGGTCATCTGAATTCATATCTATCACTATAGAAGCACCGGATCTTTGCACTTCGTATACAGGCAGGGTAATAAAAAATATTAAAGTTGAAAAATCTCCTTCATGGATGCAGCGCCGGCTTAAAGCATCAGGGATAAGGAGTATTAACAACATAGTTGATACCACAAACTACGTGCTGATAGAAACAGGCCATCCTTTGCACGCCTTTGACTGTAATACCATAAAAGGCAAAAAGATAATTGTTCGAAGATCAAGAGAAGGCGAAACGATTGTTACCCTTGACGGTACTGAAAGAAAACTCAGCGAAGGAATGCTTTTAATAGCCGACGAAAAAGGGGGTATTGCCATAGCAGGAGTAATGGGAGGAAAAGATACTGAAGTTACGGATAGAACCTCTGACATACTTATAGAAAGCGCATATTTCATCCCTTCCAGCATACGAAGAACATCAAAAGCTCTTTCACTCTCAACAGAAGCATCATACCGGTTTGAAAGAGGAGCAGATCCTGAAATTCTTGAATTCGCATCTGACCGGGTATCCCAAATGGCCGCTATGCTTGCAGGGGGGAAAATCTGCTCAGGAATAGTGGGGGAAACTATAAAAAAACATCAGAGCAAATTTATCCACCTTCGTGATGAAAGATTAAGCAGCATTCTCGGTATTAAGATACAGCGGGAAAAAATCATGAGCATTCTTCAAAATCTTGGAATGCAGGTAAAAACTCAAAACGAAGGCGGATTGAGTGTCTCTCCTTCTTCCTACAGACATGACATAGAAAATGAAACTGACATAATAGAAGAAGTAGCAAGGATAAACGGCTATGAAAAGATACCATCCCTTAGCCCGGTTATAACATCAGAACTAATTGGAAAAGAAGATAACCGGCGGACAGCAGCCAGAAAACTAAAATCAGAGCTCGTTAGAATGGGATTTAATGAAGTCATAAACTTCAGCTTTATCAATCCTTCAGATGCCGCAAAACTTGGGATTGATAGTGAAAAAGCAGTTTCAATAAAAAATCCGCTTTCTGAAGAGCAGAGCATCATGCGTACATCACTTTTAGCAGGATTAATTTTAACCGCCTCATTAAATACAAAAAGATATAATCCTGACCTCAGGATTTTTGAAACAGGAAAAGTCTATCTCCCTGACAGTGCAGCTGATCTTCCGAATGAGCGTCTTTATCTTTCAGCTCTAATAAGCGGTAAAGCATCTTCTGCAAGCTGGCTGGAAAAGCCACGGGATGCAGATTTTTTTGACCTTAAAGGGGCTATTGAAACATTAGCAGATGCCAGAGGAATACATATAAAATTTGAGCCATTCACTCACAACATACAGTTTCTCTCCATTGCTGAATCTGCAGACATAATCGTTAACGGGACTAAATGCGGATTTGCAGGGAAAATAAGCAAAGATTTAATTGAGTTGTTTGAATTGAAAGCACCCGCATATATTTTTGAAATAGATCTTGACTCTATTGAGTTTCCCGACAGGAGCTTAATAAAGTTCTCTCCCCTTTCCAAAATTCCTCCCTCCTACAGGGATATCGCAGTTGTTGTTCCAGATAACATCTCATCCAAAAAGATTATGCAGTGTATAGCGGATGCAGGGGGTAAAATTCTCGAGGCAGTTACTCTGTTTGACCTTTATAAAGGCAAACCGGTTGCAGATGGTAAAAAAAGCCTGGCCTTTTCTCTTACATTCCGAGGAAAAGAAAATACTCTGACTGATCAGGAAATATCAGAAACCATGAAATCAATACTGAATTCCCTTGAGAAAGATTTAAAAGCTGAAATCAGAAGCTGA
- the pheS gene encoding phenylalanine--tRNA ligase subunit alpha — MEKLVKQLSEEFDKELKQVGSEEEIEKLRVKYLGRKGRITELLKSLKNLSDDEKRTIGSLVNQLKNSASEQIDKLSSEIRKRQIEESEKKSAIDITLPGRTLPSGSLHPISIVMEEIVNIFGDIGFVTEEGPEVELDYYNFEALNMPADHPARDMQDTFYIKNDVLLRTHTSPVQIRTYLKKKPPIRILAPGKVFRRDADISHTPMFHQVEGFYVDNNVSFADLKGTLEFFFRRIFGKGTKIRFRPSFFPFTEPSAEVDVSCVICGGSGCRVCKNSGWIEILGCGMVHPNIFDIVGYDKNKYTGFAFGMGVERITMLKYGIDDIRLFYENDIRFLKQFQAGIK; from the coding sequence ATGGAAAAACTTGTAAAGCAGCTTTCAGAGGAATTTGACAAAGAATTAAAGCAGGTAGGCTCTGAAGAAGAGATTGAAAAACTTCGGGTAAAGTACCTGGGAAGAAAAGGCAGAATAACCGAGCTTTTAAAATCACTTAAGAATCTTTCTGATGACGAAAAGCGGACTATAGGAAGTCTTGTCAACCAGCTTAAAAACAGTGCATCAGAACAAATCGACAAACTAAGTTCCGAAATCAGAAAACGTCAGATAGAAGAATCTGAAAAGAAATCTGCAATAGATATTACACTCCCCGGCAGAACACTCCCTTCAGGAAGCCTTCACCCCATATCTATTGTAATGGAAGAGATCGTGAATATTTTCGGTGATATTGGATTTGTAACAGAAGAAGGACCCGAGGTTGAGCTTGATTACTACAATTTCGAGGCTCTTAACATGCCGGCAGATCATCCTGCCAGAGATATGCAGGATACTTTTTACATAAAAAATGACGTTCTTTTAAGAACACATACTTCGCCTGTCCAGATAAGGACCTATTTGAAAAAGAAACCTCCAATAAGGATTCTTGCGCCGGGAAAGGTTTTCAGAAGGGATGCCGATATATCGCACACGCCTATGTTTCATCAGGTAGAGGGATTCTATGTAGACAATAATGTTTCATTTGCAGATCTAAAAGGAACTCTTGAATTCTTTTTTCGCAGGATTTTCGGCAAAGGGACTAAAATAAGGTTCAGACCAAGCTTTTTCCCTTTCACTGAACCCAGTGCAGAAGTTGATGTTTCATGCGTAATATGCGGCGGTTCCGGATGCAGGGTATGTAAGAATTCAGGGTGGATTGAAATTTTAGGCTGCGGGATGGTACATCCAAATATTTTTGATATCGTTGGTTACGATAAAAACAAATACACCGGTTTTGCATTTGGTATGGGCGTAGAGAGAATCACGATGCTTAAATATGGAATCGACGACATAAGGTTGTTCTATGAAAACGATATAAGATTCTTAAAACAGTTTCAGGCTGGGATAAAATGA
- the rplT gene encoding 50S ribosomal protein L20, with protein sequence MPRAKGGFKTRRRRNKLLKLAKGYWNTKSSAYAKAAEQLLKSLTYSYRDRKVRKRDFRQLWITRINAAARINGISYSKLMNGLKKTNVEIDRKMLAEIAIKDPSAFTKIVETAKTASGN encoded by the coding sequence ATGCCGAGAGCAAAAGGTGGTTTTAAAACAAGACGTAGAAGAAACAAGCTGTTAAAGCTTGCCAAGGGGTACTGGAACACTAAAAGCAGTGCTTATGCAAAGGCAGCAGAACAGCTTTTAAAAAGCTTAACATACTCTTACCGCGACAGAAAAGTGCGGAAAAGGGATTTCAGACAACTCTGGATAACCAGAATTAATGCTGCCGCAAGAATAAACGGGATAAGCTACAGCAAACTGATGAACGGGCTTAAAAAAACAAATGTAGAAATAGACCGGAAGATGCTTGCAGAGATAGCGATAAAAGACCCGTCAGCATTTACAAAAATTGTTGAAACTGCCAAAACAGCATCAGGAAACTGA
- the rpmI gene encoding 50S ribosomal protein L35: MPKLKTKKSAAKRFKLTASGKVKRHTAYGSHILTSKTRKRKRGLRKNNLVSSTEAKNVKMMIPYN, translated from the coding sequence ATGCCTAAACTGAAAACTAAAAAATCAGCGGCGAAAAGGTTTAAATTGACAGCATCAGGCAAGGTGAAAAGACACACTGCCTATGGAAGTCATATACTTACAAGCAAAACAAGGAAAAGAAAAAGAGGCTTGAGAAAAAACAATTTAGTGTCATCAACTGAAGCAAAAAATGTTAAGATGATGATACCTTACAACTAA
- a CDS encoding translation initiation factor IF-3 → MITAKEVRLISSSGEQMGIFSPSVAIKMAEDEGLDLVEISPDAVPPVCKIVDYGKHKFRQKKKQHEAKKKQKVILVKEIKLKLKTEKHDIEFKEKHIERFLADGNKAKVRLSLYGREMVLLDRGIEILNKIAEELQDIAAVEQPPVVEGKQIIMVLAPKK, encoded by the coding sequence ATGATAACTGCAAAGGAAGTGAGGTTGATTTCTTCAAGCGGAGAACAAATGGGAATTTTTTCTCCCAGCGTTGCAATCAAAATGGCTGAAGACGAAGGATTGGACCTTGTCGAGATATCGCCTGATGCAGTTCCACCCGTATGTAAGATAGTTGATTATGGAAAACACAAATTCAGGCAGAAAAAGAAACAGCACGAAGCAAAGAAAAAGCAGAAGGTAATCCTTGTAAAGGAAATAAAGCTTAAGCTTAAAACAGAAAAACATGACATCGAGTTCAAGGAAAAACATATCGAAAGGTTTCTTGCCGACGGGAATAAAGCAAAAGTGAGGTTGTCGCTTTATGGACGCGAAATGGTACTCCTGGACAGGGGTATTGAAATATTGAATAAAATAGCGGAAGAGCTGCAGGATATTGCGGCAGTCGAACAACCTCCGGTTGTAGAAGGAAAACAAATAATAATGGTACTCGCTCCGAAAAAATAA